In Balneolales bacterium ANBcel1, the following proteins share a genomic window:
- a CDS encoding energy transducer TonB has protein sequence MINLQIGFIVTLLVLITLFRINLQPGGEFEITEREQEVIEMEEIVQTEQEVTPPPPPRPPSPEPVPDDEIIEDQFFDLDTELDLDAPMDMPPPPPPEDDEEDEEPEVFTIVEDMPQLKGGMQAIYEHLRYPELARQAGIEGRVVVQFIIDENGQVVDPVVVRGIGGGCDEAAIEAVKQVEFEPGRQRGRPVRVRYSLPITFRLSS, from the coding sequence ATGATCAATTTGCAGATTGGTTTTATCGTAACATTGTTGGTGTTGATCACCTTGTTTCGCATAAACCTGCAGCCCGGAGGTGAATTTGAGATAACGGAAAGAGAACAGGAAGTGATCGAAATGGAGGAGATCGTTCAGACGGAGCAGGAAGTGACTCCGCCTCCGCCACCACGTCCGCCGTCTCCGGAACCGGTTCCGGATGATGAGATCATTGAGGATCAGTTTTTTGATCTGGATACGGAGCTGGATCTGGATGCTCCGATGGATATGCCCCCTCCGCCTCCCCCGGAAGACGATGAAGAGGATGAGGAGCCGGAAGTTTTTACCATTGTGGAGGATATGCCTCAATTGAAGGGCGGAATGCAGGCCATATATGAGCACCTCAGGTATCCGGAACTGGCACGCCAGGCCGGAATCGAAGGCCGGGTGGTTGTACAGTTTATTATCGATGAAAATGGCCAGGTTGTCGACCCCGTAGTGGTCAGAGGCATCGGAGGTGGATGCGATGAAGCAGCAATCGAAGCCGTGAAGCAAGTGGAGTTTGAGCCGGGACGTCAGCGCGGTCGACCGGTTCGGGTTCGCTATTCCCTGCCCATTACCTTCCGGTTGTCCAGCTGA
- the hemN gene encoding oxygen-independent coproporphyrinogen III oxidase codes for MLTPTELVDKYSRQAPRYTSYPSALHFQEVEDPAAAAAFIEQNNRSARPLSLYIHIPFCASLCWYCGCTRVITRRPGDSSKYLRNLFREMEAMSKKLNPGHRIVQVHFGGGTPTFLTPQELRETGEKLHDLFQFDEDVEFSVEVDPRRISEDHAAALAEIGCNRVSIGIQDIHENVQEAINRIQPMAVNEQAVNWFRNAGIHHINVDLIYGLPLQSLQSFEQTLEAVKTLDPDRFAIFHYAHVPWMMPSQKLLDRYPMPDAHEKFSMLQMMVGNLTRSGYTFIGMDHFAKTGDELSRARENGTLQRNFQGYSTRADTDIYGFGMSSISQIANGYLQSIKDLDAYYGCIEAGRLPYVREYRLTRDDEIRRHTIVRLMCDLKLDFSSISETWGIDAASYFSQSIAALDDMASDGLVQMQKDGLQVTQTGRLFLRNIATAFDLYYASGENSNRYSKTV; via the coding sequence ATGCTAACACCCACTGAACTTGTAGACAAATACAGCCGCCAGGCGCCAAGATATACCTCCTATCCGTCGGCCCTGCACTTTCAGGAGGTCGAGGACCCGGCAGCTGCGGCGGCTTTTATCGAACAAAACAACCGTTCCGCACGTCCGCTGTCTCTCTACATACACATCCCTTTCTGTGCATCCCTTTGCTGGTACTGCGGTTGCACCAGGGTTATTACCCGCCGACCCGGCGACAGCAGCAAATACCTCCGGAACCTGTTTCGTGAAATGGAGGCGATGAGCAAAAAACTCAATCCGGGCCACCGTATCGTGCAGGTTCACTTTGGCGGCGGAACACCCACTTTCCTCACACCGCAAGAGCTTCGGGAAACCGGCGAAAAGCTGCATGACCTCTTTCAGTTCGATGAAGATGTGGAGTTTTCCGTGGAGGTCGATCCCCGTCGCATTTCTGAGGATCACGCGGCCGCACTTGCTGAAATCGGATGTAATCGCGTTTCCATCGGCATCCAGGACATCCACGAAAACGTCCAGGAAGCCATCAACCGGATACAACCGATGGCAGTCAATGAACAGGCGGTGAACTGGTTTCGAAATGCCGGGATTCACCACATCAATGTGGATCTGATCTACGGACTTCCGCTGCAGTCCCTGCAAAGTTTCGAACAAACACTTGAAGCTGTGAAGACTCTGGATCCCGACCGGTTCGCCATATTTCACTACGCGCATGTACCATGGATGATGCCCTCGCAGAAATTGCTGGATCGCTATCCCATGCCGGACGCCCATGAGAAGTTTTCCATGCTCCAGATGATGGTTGGCAACCTCACCCGCTCCGGCTATACATTCATCGGCATGGACCATTTTGCGAAAACCGGAGACGAACTCTCCCGCGCCCGGGAGAACGGCACCCTTCAAAGAAACTTCCAGGGATACAGCACACGGGCCGACACCGACATTTACGGCTTCGGCATGTCCTCCATCTCCCAAATCGCAAACGGGTATCTTCAGTCGATCAAGGATCTCGATGCATACTACGGGTGCATCGAAGCCGGCCGGCTGCCGTATGTCCGTGAATACCGGCTGACGCGCGATGACGAGATCCGCCGCCATACGATTGTCCGGTTGATGTGCGACCTCAAGCTGGATTTCAGCTCAATAAGTGAAACCTGGGGCATTGATGCGGCCTCCTATTTTTCACAGTCTATTGCAGCCCTTGATGATATGGCTTCCGACGGACTCGTGCAAATGCAGAAAGACGGCCTTCAGGTTACACAGACCGGGCGCCTATTTCTCAGAAACATCGCGACTGCATTCGACCTCTACTATGCTTCCGGGGAAAACAGCAACAGGTATTCAAAAACTGTTTGA
- a CDS encoding universal stress protein codes for MKNPRILVPTDLSELSLTAFESAGYLAEILDGTIIPLYVYQPEKEGTSFPVAPTPPRKIQDIEKDLDEKARKFVSEELLEPCIVAKGKPWKVIMEESEDADILVMTTHGRSGFSRLFLGSVTERVVRFSKAPVLLVEKESKIKPLSSILLTTDFSDHSLQAFDYARSLVKQTGAQIHLVHLISMDHFKKITAFENQIALIQERLHSWVDEYLSDIRSKITAEVLPVDSSVHEAIVKLTNQKKYNLVVMSTLGHSGLEYLRLGSTAANVLRLVKTAVLSINPKMDEAIGDEHRQ; via the coding sequence ATGAAAAATCCTCGAATTTTAGTACCGACCGATCTGTCGGAGTTAAGCCTTACAGCTTTTGAATCCGCCGGTTACCTTGCGGAAATTCTCGACGGAACGATCATCCCTCTGTATGTTTATCAGCCTGAGAAAGAGGGTACCAGCTTTCCGGTTGCACCTACACCGCCCCGGAAGATCCAGGATATTGAAAAGGATCTGGACGAGAAGGCCCGGAAATTTGTGAGTGAAGAGTTACTTGAGCCATGCATTGTCGCCAAGGGCAAACCGTGGAAAGTCATCATGGAAGAGTCGGAAGATGCCGACATTCTGGTGATGACCACTCATGGCAGGTCCGGTTTTTCGCGGCTGTTTCTGGGTTCGGTCACCGAGCGTGTGGTTCGATTCAGCAAGGCACCGGTACTTCTGGTGGAGAAGGAGTCAAAAATCAAACCGCTGAGCAGTATCCTTCTCACCACTGATTTCTCCGACCACTCGCTTCAGGCATTTGATTACGCCCGGTCCCTGGTCAAGCAAACCGGGGCTCAGATCCATCTCGTGCACCTCATCAGCATGGATCATTTCAAAAAAATCACGGCCTTTGAGAATCAGATCGCCCTCATTCAGGAAAGGCTGCACAGTTGGGTTGACGAATACCTGTCGGATATCCGGTCAAAAATCACCGCTGAGGTACTGCCGGTCGATTCTTCGGTACATGAGGCCATTGTCAAGCTGACCAATCAGAAGAAATACAACCTTGTGGTGATGTCCACACTGGGTCATAGCGGCCTTGAGTACCTCCGGCTTGGAAGCACCGCCGCCAATGTCCTGCGGCTGGTGAAAACCGCCGTGCTGAGTATCAACCCGAAGATGGACGAAGCCATCGGCGATGAACACCGTCAGTAG
- a CDS encoding glutamate-cysteine ligase family protein encodes MEPVSSAQNPENLRTFTKYLIRDLKALEQMLADDMFERDTKRIGAEQELFIIDRASRPHPVNTQVLEDINHPHFTHELARFNLEFNLDPLTFGGNCLKELDNQLKSHVKKSREAAELHKGEILLTGSLTTIKKSDLGLENLTPLPRYYMLNDALTRVRGAEHELKIKGADELHVKHDSVMMESCNTSFQIHFQVSRDDFARLHNIAQLVTAPVLAVAANSPFLFGKQLLHETRIAVFQQSIDNRKAEDFVNERKPRVQFGSDWVHESVMEIFREDIARFRVLFATDDIEDPFKALEAGRVPKLDALQLFNGTIYRWNRPCYGITGGKPHLRIENRVLPSGPTVVDEVANAAFWLGLMAGVSSGYDDITRLISFKEVESNFLNAARQGLLSQIKWIDGGSYPVQELVLNELLPIARQGLAQHNIDEEDIDCYLGIIQERTKSGRNGAIWQLESYLNLDDIWSRNEKMTAIADATLKHQKTGKPVHTWPKATVVRKNRWEKAFATVGQFMTTDIFTLNEDDIIDLAANVMEWQRIRHIPVENREHQLVGMVTYRSMISTLNNIIARNLDHANVSVSNIMDREVVTASPATPSTEAIELMQNNDISSLPVVENGKLVGIVTEYDFTRIAAELLKDRLKKR; translated from the coding sequence ATGGAACCTGTCTCCTCTGCTCAAAATCCGGAGAACCTCCGGACCTTCACCAAGTATTTGATCCGGGACCTCAAGGCGCTCGAACAGATGCTTGCGGATGATATGTTTGAACGGGATACGAAGCGTATCGGTGCCGAGCAGGAGTTGTTCATCATCGACCGGGCCAGTCGTCCCCACCCCGTCAACACCCAGGTGCTGGAGGATATCAATCACCCCCACTTTACCCATGAGTTGGCACGGTTCAACCTGGAATTCAACCTGGATCCGCTAACCTTCGGGGGGAACTGCCTGAAGGAACTCGACAACCAGCTCAAGTCCCATGTCAAAAAGAGCCGGGAAGCGGCGGAGCTGCACAAGGGGGAAATACTGCTGACCGGATCGCTGACAACCATCAAAAAGTCGGATCTGGGCCTGGAGAACCTCACTCCCCTGCCACGCTACTACATGCTCAACGATGCGCTCACCCGTGTAAGGGGAGCAGAGCACGAGCTGAAAATCAAAGGGGCCGACGAGCTTCATGTCAAGCACGACTCCGTGATGATGGAATCCTGCAACACCAGTTTCCAAATTCATTTTCAGGTATCTCGCGACGACTTTGCGCGCCTCCACAACATCGCGCAGCTGGTCACCGCGCCGGTGCTGGCCGTTGCCGCCAACTCGCCCTTCCTTTTCGGAAAACAGCTCTTGCATGAAACACGTATCGCCGTTTTTCAGCAATCCATTGACAACCGGAAGGCGGAGGATTTTGTTAATGAGCGCAAACCCAGGGTACAGTTCGGTTCCGACTGGGTCCATGAGTCGGTGATGGAGATTTTCAGGGAGGACATTGCCCGCTTCCGGGTGTTATTTGCCACAGACGACATAGAAGATCCGTTTAAAGCACTGGAAGCCGGCCGGGTTCCCAAACTTGACGCACTCCAGTTGTTCAATGGCACCATTTACCGGTGGAATCGTCCGTGTTACGGTATCACCGGCGGGAAACCGCACCTTCGTATTGAAAACCGCGTACTGCCGTCCGGGCCGACCGTGGTGGATGAGGTGGCAAACGCCGCATTCTGGCTGGGTCTGATGGCGGGCGTATCTTCCGGGTACGACGACATCACCCGGCTGATCTCCTTTAAGGAGGTGGAGTCCAATTTTCTGAATGCAGCCCGGCAGGGCCTGCTCTCCCAGATCAAATGGATCGACGGAGGCAGCTATCCGGTACAGGAGCTGGTCTTGAACGAATTGCTTCCGATTGCCCGGCAGGGCCTGGCACAACACAATATTGACGAGGAAGACATCGACTGTTATCTGGGGATTATTCAGGAACGGACCAAAAGCGGGCGAAACGGCGCAATATGGCAACTGGAGTCGTATCTCAACCTTGATGACATCTGGAGCCGCAACGAAAAAATGACGGCGATTGCGGATGCCACCCTGAAACATCAGAAAACGGGCAAGCCGGTTCACACCTGGCCCAAAGCCACCGTCGTCCGAAAGAATCGCTGGGAGAAGGCGTTTGCCACAGTGGGCCAGTTCATGACCACCGACATCTTCACCCTGAATGAAGACGATATCATCGACCTGGCCGCCAACGTCATGGAATGGCAGAGGATTCGACATATCCCCGTGGAGAACCGGGAGCATCAGCTGGTGGGAATGGTTACCTACCGATCGATGATCAGTACCCTGAACAACATCATCGCACGAAACCTCGACCACGCCAATGTGTCGGTGAGTAACATCATGGACCGAGAAGTTGTAACCGCCTCGCCTGCAACCCCTTCCACGGAAGCCATAGAACTGATGCAGAACAACGATATCTCCAGCCTCCCCGTTGTGGAAAACGGAAAACTGGTGGGCATCGTAACCGAGTACGACTTTACCCGCATCGCCGCCGAACTGTTAAAAGACCGCCTCAAGAAACGTTAA
- the queD gene encoding 6-carboxytetrahydropterin synthase QueD, which yields MEIYKEFQFEAAHYLPNLPESHKCRRLHGHSYRVRLYIKGPIDPEIGWVKDFSDIKKAFSPVYEQLDHYLLNDIEGLENPTSENLALWIWEKTLPLLPELSRIEVKETCTTGCVYAGEDS from the coding sequence ATGGAGATTTACAAGGAATTTCAGTTTGAAGCGGCGCATTATTTGCCCAATTTACCCGAGAGCCACAAATGCCGCAGGCTCCATGGCCACTCCTACCGGGTGCGCCTGTACATAAAAGGCCCCATCGACCCGGAGATTGGCTGGGTCAAGGACTTTTCAGATATCAAAAAGGCGTTTTCTCCGGTGTACGAGCAGCTGGATCACTACCTGCTCAACGACATCGAGGGGCTTGAGAACCCGACCAGCGAGAATCTGGCCCTGTGGATTTGGGAGAAGACCCTGCCGCTGCTGCCGGAGCTCTCCCGGATCGAGGTAAAAGAGACATGCACTACCGGATGTGTCTATGCCGGAGAAGATTCCTGA
- the pdxH gene encoding pyridoxamine 5'-phosphate oxidase: protein MIRFIKRWMPARDEVRKPMKFARQSVAMLRREYQGKPLEEKSVSPNPIQQFELWFEEAAGIIRDDPNAMVLSTADDNGRPSARTVLMKGFDDDGIVFYTNYESRKSLQIMKNPHVALTFQWPDLVRQVCIEGVAEKVPESQSDAYFRSRPVSSRISAVASPQSKVLVSRSELEKRVEEVRRELEGEEISRPDTWGGYLVRPERFEFWQGRINRLHDRLEYLPAGNGRWTIRRLAP, encoded by the coding sequence GTGATACGATTTATAAAAAGGTGGATGCCGGCCAGGGATGAAGTGCGTAAGCCCATGAAATTTGCGCGCCAGTCTGTGGCAATGCTGCGGAGGGAGTATCAGGGAAAACCTCTCGAAGAAAAGAGCGTGAGTCCGAATCCCATCCAACAGTTTGAACTTTGGTTCGAAGAAGCGGCCGGAATTATCAGGGATGACCCCAACGCCATGGTGCTTTCCACAGCTGATGATAACGGCCGCCCATCGGCAAGAACGGTACTCATGAAAGGGTTCGATGATGACGGAATCGTTTTCTATACGAATTACGAAAGCCGTAAATCGCTCCAGATTATGAAGAACCCGCATGTGGCGCTGACGTTTCAATGGCCTGATCTTGTTCGCCAGGTCTGCATTGAAGGCGTGGCCGAAAAGGTGCCGGAGTCGCAGTCGGACGCCTACTTCCGAAGCCGCCCGGTTTCCAGCCGGATAAGTGCCGTTGCTTCGCCGCAAAGCAAAGTGCTCGTCTCCAGGTCGGAACTGGAGAAACGGGTGGAGGAGGTGCGGCGCGAGTTGGAAGGTGAGGAAATTTCACGGCCCGATACCTGGGGAGGATATCTGGTGAGGCCCGAGCGTTTCGAGTTCTGGCAGGGTCGCATTAACCGGCTGCACGATCGACTCGAATATCTGCCTGCCGGAAACGGTCGATGGACCATCAGGCGCCTGGCACCCTGA
- a CDS encoding BCCT family transporter, translating into MSLHKKLNLDVNPYIFFISIGVILIFLLFGVTMPDRMGELFGSVQAFIADQFGWLYTLAMAIFLVFVIFLFFSRFGKIKLGPDDSEPDYSYASWFTMLFSAGMGIGLVFFSVAEPMFHYLAPPTMEGETMQAAREAMRLTFFHWGFHPWGMYIVVGMSLAYFHFRKGLPLSIRSAFYPLLGDGIYTWKGNVIDILAIFGTMFGVATSLGLGVMQVNAGLEYLFGVEISTTVQILLIAGITAIATVSVVLGLDKGIRRLSNFNIAIAIGLIIFVFIFGPTIYLLNATVENTGNYLQSLIGSSFWMGTFDGDGVDGWLAGWTLFYWGWWIAWSPFVGMFIARISRGRTIQEFVSGVLLVPTAFTFIWLTVFGNTALSMEIFEGAGISELATEQMLFAMLDGLPLASISSVAATLVIITFFVTSSDSGSLVIDMLASGGNPNPPVGQRVFWAVSEGAVAAVLLLAGGLAALQTAAISTGLPFTIVLLLMCYSLLKGLRLEGTERLVRRKTFKAKSGDTRESPDKDKPAE; encoded by the coding sequence ATGTCCCTGCATAAAAAACTAAATCTGGATGTCAACCCCTACATCTTCTTCATCTCGATCGGGGTGATACTGATATTTCTTTTGTTTGGTGTCACTATGCCGGATCGCATGGGTGAGCTATTTGGAAGCGTCCAGGCATTTATCGCTGATCAATTCGGATGGCTTTATACACTTGCCATGGCCATCTTTCTGGTTTTTGTGATTTTTCTCTTTTTCAGCCGTTTTGGGAAAATCAAATTGGGTCCGGATGACTCCGAACCTGATTACAGCTATGCATCCTGGTTTACCATGCTTTTCAGTGCCGGTATGGGTATCGGACTGGTCTTTTTCAGTGTGGCAGAGCCGATGTTCCATTATCTGGCTCCGCCTACCATGGAAGGTGAGACTATGCAAGCGGCACGCGAAGCCATGCGGCTGACATTCTTCCACTGGGGATTTCATCCCTGGGGGATGTATATTGTCGTCGGTATGTCCCTGGCTTACTTCCATTTCAGAAAGGGACTTCCTCTTTCCATACGATCAGCTTTTTATCCGCTTCTTGGCGATGGTATTTACACCTGGAAAGGCAATGTAATTGACATCCTGGCTATTTTCGGAACCATGTTCGGAGTAGCTACATCTCTGGGTCTCGGTGTAATGCAGGTTAACGCCGGTCTGGAATATCTGTTTGGCGTGGAGATATCAACTACGGTGCAGATATTGCTGATTGCAGGTATTACGGCTATAGCAACCGTTTCCGTTGTTCTTGGTCTGGACAAAGGGATACGGAGGCTGAGTAACTTCAATATTGCCATAGCAATCGGGCTGATAATTTTTGTATTTATCTTTGGCCCGACAATCTATCTCCTGAATGCCACAGTTGAAAATACCGGAAATTACCTCCAGAGTCTCATAGGGTCATCATTCTGGATGGGTACATTTGATGGCGATGGTGTTGACGGCTGGCTTGCCGGCTGGACCCTGTTCTACTGGGGATGGTGGATCGCATGGTCTCCTTTTGTCGGCATGTTTATTGCCCGGATTTCCAGAGGCCGAACCATTCAGGAATTTGTAAGCGGAGTGCTTCTGGTTCCAACAGCCTTCACATTTATCTGGCTGACTGTTTTCGGAAACACTGCACTCAGTATGGAAATTTTTGAAGGCGCAGGCATCTCCGAACTGGCTACCGAGCAAATGCTGTTTGCCATGCTGGATGGTCTGCCTCTTGCTTCTATTTCTTCCGTTGCCGCTACTCTGGTAATCATTACCTTCTTTGTCACTTCTTCTGACTCCGGTTCGCTGGTTATCGATATGCTCGCTTCCGGTGGAAATCCCAACCCTCCCGTTGGACAGCGTGTATTCTGGGCAGTTTCAGAGGGAGCTGTTGCTGCCGTACTGCTGCTTGCCGGAGGCCTGGCAGCTTTGCAGACTGCAGCAATAAGTACTGGTCTGCCATTCACTATTGTTCTGCTGCTCATGTGTTACAGCCTCCTGAAAGGGCTGCGGCTTGAAGGAACCGAGCGCCTGGTTCGCCGCAAAACATTCAAGGCCAAAAGCGGAGATACCCGGGAATCCCCGGATAAAGACAAACCGGCAGAATAA
- a CDS encoding proline/glycine betaine ABC transporter permease, producing the protein MFPFRIPLKDWISDAVDYLVSEYAAVFDGFSALVYFLVNNLKDGMMALHPVILIVIIAGITWYMAGWRTALFAAIGLLLSENIGLWQAFVETLALVITAELLVMVVGLPLGVLASRNDRFNAIVRPILDFMQTMPAFVYLIPAVMFFGLGLVPGVVATFVFALPPLIRLTNLGIRQVPHELVEAADAFGATTSQKLFKVQIPVATPTIMAGVNQSIMLGLSMVVIAAMIGAGGLGADVLRGIQRLQVGQGFEAGLVVVILAIILDRITAGFGQQKKEA; encoded by the coding sequence ATGTTTCCCTTTCGAATTCCGTTAAAAGACTGGATCTCTGATGCCGTTGATTACCTGGTAAGTGAATACGCGGCTGTATTTGACGGTTTCAGCGCTCTCGTCTATTTCCTGGTGAACAATCTCAAAGACGGGATGATGGCTCTCCATCCTGTGATTCTCATCGTTATCATCGCCGGGATCACCTGGTATATGGCCGGATGGCGTACCGCCCTCTTTGCGGCAATCGGGCTTCTGCTTTCGGAAAACATCGGACTATGGCAGGCATTTGTCGAAACCCTGGCTCTTGTGATTACCGCAGAACTTCTGGTCATGGTTGTAGGGCTTCCACTCGGAGTACTGGCATCGAGGAATGACCGATTCAACGCAATCGTAAGGCCCATCCTGGATTTCATGCAGACCATGCCGGCCTTTGTTTACCTGATCCCGGCGGTGATGTTTTTCGGACTGGGTCTTGTTCCAGGTGTTGTTGCGACGTTTGTCTTTGCCCTGCCTCCCCTCATACGACTGACCAACCTCGGTATCCGCCAGGTGCCCCATGAACTGGTGGAAGCGGCGGATGCTTTTGGAGCCACCACCAGCCAGAAGCTGTTCAAGGTCCAGATCCCGGTTGCCACCCCGACCATTATGGCAGGTGTCAACCAGTCCATTATGCTCGGACTCTCCATGGTGGTGATAGCGGCCATGATTGGTGCCGGCGGACTCGGAGCCGATGTTTTGAGAGGAATCCAGCGACTGCAGGTCGGCCAGGGTTTTGAAGCAGGCCTGGTTGTTGTCATCCTGGCAATCATCCTGGACCGGATCACGGCAGGTTTCGGCCAGCAGAAGAAAGAAGCCTGA
- a CDS encoding glycine betaine/L-proline ABC transporter ATP-binding protein, whose amino-acid sequence MSDIITVRNLFKIFGDNPQKAIKALEEGMSKDEILEKHKQVVGVHNINFSVREGETFVLMGLSGSGKSTLQRLINRLHEPTQGEIVIKGTDIVKLGSQELRDFRRKNFCGMVFQNFAILPHRTVLGNVEFGLELQGVDKEERQKKARKIIEIVGLKGNEESYPSQLSGGMQQRVGLARGLAVDADILLMDEAFSALDPLIRRQMQDELIELQSRMKKTILFVTHDLDEAFRIGDRIAIMKDGIIVQIGSAEEIISKPANDYVKAFVEDMDRAAVLTAGTIMQPAKETAFTSDGPRTMLRKMRRYGLSGIMVTDAKRHLKGYVLADELAEHLKSFKKEEDATFDKSLMREAYTVQEDMPLSDVINVYHESDYGPIAVLDSENRLMGVIVRGAIIAALSEGYEIELDDKPEDGSPSSVENAGDKKE is encoded by the coding sequence ATGAGCGACATAATTACGGTCAGGAACCTATTCAAGATTTTCGGTGATAATCCCCAAAAAGCGATCAAAGCGCTTGAGGAGGGAATGTCGAAGGATGAAATTCTTGAGAAACACAAGCAGGTTGTGGGTGTTCACAATATCAATTTTTCCGTCAGGGAAGGGGAGACCTTTGTGCTCATGGGCCTTTCAGGCAGTGGAAAGTCGACTCTCCAGCGCCTGATCAATCGCCTGCATGAACCAACCCAGGGTGAAATCGTAATCAAGGGGACGGATATCGTCAAGCTTGGCTCTCAGGAACTGCGCGATTTCCGGCGGAAAAATTTCTGCGGGATGGTTTTTCAGAACTTTGCCATACTGCCTCACAGAACCGTGTTGGGAAATGTTGAGTTTGGCCTCGAGCTGCAAGGCGTTGACAAAGAGGAGCGACAGAAAAAGGCCCGTAAAATTATCGAAATTGTTGGTCTCAAAGGGAATGAAGAGAGCTATCCCTCTCAGCTTTCAGGAGGAATGCAGCAACGGGTAGGCCTGGCCCGGGGCCTGGCAGTGGATGCCGATATTCTTCTTATGGATGAGGCGTTCAGCGCCCTTGATCCGCTTATTCGGCGGCAAATGCAGGATGAACTGATCGAACTGCAATCCCGCATGAAAAAAACCATCCTGTTTGTTACGCATGACCTGGATGAGGCCTTTCGCATCGGCGATCGCATCGCCATTATGAAAGATGGAATCATTGTTCAGATTGGTTCCGCCGAGGAAATCATATCGAAGCCTGCCAATGACTATGTCAAAGCGTTCGTTGAGGATATGGATCGAGCAGCCGTTCTGACAGCCGGAACCATCATGCAGCCTGCCAAAGAAACCGCCTTTACCAGTGACGGCCCGCGCACCATGTTACGGAAAATGCGGCGGTATGGTTTGTCCGGCATCATGGTTACCGATGCAAAAAGACATCTGAAGGGATATGTTCTTGCGGATGAACTGGCGGAACATCTGAAAAGTTTCAAAAAAGAGGAGGATGCCACATTTGACAAGTCACTCATGCGTGAAGCGTACACCGTTCAGGAAGACATGCCGCTGAGTGACGTCATCAATGTGTACCACGAATCGGATTATGGTCCGATTGCCGTTCTGGATTCCGAAAACAGACTTATGGGAGTGATCGTACGGGGCGCCATCATCGCCGCACTTTCCGAAGGGTATGAAATCGAACTGGATGACAAACCGGAGGATGGCAGCCCGTCATCCGTTGAAAATGCCGGTGACAAGAAAGAATGA
- a CDS encoding glycine betaine ABC transporter substrate-binding protein, translating into MQTKKSTPTWKSGWTALIVAVAALVGLQACETETGEIELGYVQWDSEIASTHVVAAVIQDELGHDVNLTAVDAGPMWTGMARGDFDAIVAAWLPNTHAAYLEQTQDDIVNLGPNLEGAKIGWVVPEYVTVNSIDELNDYIDEFGGDITGIDPGAGLMAASEDAIEAYDLDYNLISGSDAAMTAALARAIQRDEWIVVTGWTPHWKFAAHDLKYLEDPLNAFGDAEHIATIVTPDLQERHPDVYSFLDSFFWTPEEMGAVMVYIEEGMEPIDAARTWISENPDRVQEWLN; encoded by the coding sequence ATGCAAACGAAAAAATCAACCCCTACATGGAAATCCGGCTGGACGGCTCTAATCGTTGCCGTTGCGGCACTTGTCGGTTTGCAAGCCTGTGAAACAGAGACAGGCGAAATTGAGCTGGGGTACGTCCAGTGGGACTCTGAAATCGCATCAACCCATGTTGTAGCAGCTGTCATCCAGGATGAACTTGGCCATGACGTCAATCTGACGGCTGTGGACGCCGGACCGATGTGGACCGGCATGGCTCGCGGCGATTTCGATGCCATTGTAGCAGCGTGGCTGCCCAACACCCACGCCGCATACCTGGAGCAAACCCAGGATGATATCGTAAATCTCGGCCCCAATCTCGAAGGAGCCAAAATCGGATGGGTAGTTCCGGAATACGTCACCGTTAACAGCATCGATGAACTCAATGATTATATTGACGAATTTGGTGGTGATATCACCGGTATCGATCCCGGTGCCGGACTCATGGCCGCCAGTGAAGACGCCATCGAGGCATATGACCTGGACTATAACCTGATTTCAGGTTCCGATGCCGCAATGACCGCCGCTCTTGCACGAGCCATTCAGCGCGATGAATGGATTGTGGTTACCGGATGGACTCCGCACTGGAAGTTCGCCGCTCATGATCTCAAGTATCTCGAGGATCCACTGAATGCCTTCGGAGATGCCGAACATATTGCCACCATCGTCACTCCGGATCTTCAGGAAAGGCACCCGGACGTCTACAGCTTCCTTGACAGCTTCTTCTGGACACCGGAAGAAATGGGAGCCGTAATGGTGTACATTGAAGAGGGCATGGAGCCAATTGATGCCGCCCGGACATGGATTTCCGAGAATCCCGATCGGGTTCAGGAATGGCTTAACTAA